From one Lycium ferocissimum isolate CSIRO_LF1 chromosome 5, AGI_CSIRO_Lferr_CH_V1, whole genome shotgun sequence genomic stretch:
- the LOC132057508 gene encoding protein S40-7-like: MEQNGVVRFRHRRSPSSDRFLGVFSPPQTDSAISGGDELNEDEVFWTGQDFTEPAVHRHSTIFREPEKFGILAALPEDHQTINRPVVYRKPSITSSPTGTKLFHSPPISSSPSPAMPFSRAIPKPPLDRERGYNRNYSQTMPARKFQHSAPVNVPMMPKKAPRRGEMVDVEIDDDEEGDDEMLPPHEIVARGGSSRSPKTTFSVLEGVGRTLKGRDLRRVRNAVFRQTGFLD; the protein is encoded by the exons ATGGAGCAAAACGGCGTCGTAAGGTTTCGGCACCGTCGCTCGCCGTCCTCCGATCGATTTCTCGGCGTATTCTCTCCCCCTCAAACTGATAGCGCTATTAGCGGTGGCGATGAGCTTAACGAAGATGAAGTTTTCTGGACCGGACAAGACTTCACTGAACCGGCGGTTCACCGCCACTCTACTATCTTCCGTGAACCGGAGAAATTCGGTATTTTAGCTGCATTGCCTGAGGATCACCAGACAATTAACCGTCCAGTTGTTTACCGGAAACCTTCCATAACTTCCTCACCTACTG GTACAAAGCTGTTTCATTCACCGCCGATTTCGTCTTCGCCTTCACCAGCGATGCCTTTTTCGCGAGCTATTCCCAAGCCTCCATTGGATAGAGAACGTGGCTATAACCGTAATTATTCACAGACAATGCCGGCGAGGAAGTTCCAACACTCGGCGCCAGTGAATGTGCCGATGATGCCGAAGAAGGCGCCGAGAAGAGGTGAGATGGTTGATGTGGAAATCGATGATGATGAGGAGGGAGATGATGAGATGCTTCCGCCACATGAGATTGTAGCTAGAGGAGGATCATCTAGATCACCTAAAACCACGTTTTCTGTGCTCGAAGGCGTGGGAAGAACACTCAAAGGGAGAGATCTTCGTCGAGTTCGCAATGCCGTTTTCCGCCAAACAGGTTTTCTAGATTGA
- the LOC132057509 gene encoding short-chain dehydrogenase TIC 32, chloroplastic-like isoform X4 has translation MGVNELKEALIFLCKGQFWRMAVMWTISLILSYLQVFAQRHYSRKSKFYERSSPLLFTASSNPAIASIKKPICIITGASSGLGAAVSYALAKEGYYVVVAGRSLHSLSMIVSEIQEQIDDASVKAFQVDLSSYKSILSFKHALQQWLLDSDLHCSVQLLINNAGILATSYRITAEQCDQMMSTNYIGPFCLTKLLLPLLEQSPVPSRVVNVTSFTHRNVSSMEVTGETISGQYFSKLSLYPFAQVYEYSKLCVLLFTYELHRQVCLVEKSHSVSVISWSSENQHYARNSFMPLMVCVLHFKSFGAFAVS, from the exons ATGGGGGTGAATGAGTTAAAGGAGGCCTTAATCTTTCTATGCAAAGGACAATTCTGGAGAATGGCTGTTATGTGGACTATCTCTCTCATCCTATCATACCTGCAGGTGTTTGCCCAAAGGCATTACTCGCGGAAATCCAAATTCTATGAGCGTTCTTCACCATTATTGTTTACAGCATCATCTAATCCTGCTATTGCTTCTATCAAAAAGCCAATTTGCATAATTACAGGT GCCTCATCTGGTTTAGGTGCTGCTGTTTCCTATGCCCTTGCTAAAGAAggttattatgttgttgttg CTGGAAGATCATTGCACTCATTGTCAATG ATTGTGTCTGAAATCCAAGAACAGATAGATGATGCTAGCGTAAAAGCTTTTCAGGTTGATTTGTCATCATACAAGTCAATCTTGAGCTTCAAACACGCCCTTCAACAGTGGCTATTGGACTCAGATTTGCATTGCTCTGTCCAGCTCCTAATAAATAATGCTGGAATCCTTGCGACATCGTACAGAATCACTGCAGAACAATGTGATCA GATGATGTCAACTAATTATATTGGTCCATTTTGTCTTACAAAACTGCTTTTGCCGCTACTAGAACAGAGCCCTGTCCCTTCTCGTGTTGTTAATGTTACTTCATTCACTCATCGGAATG TGTCTAGCATGGAGGTCACTGGAGAAACAATATCTGGGcagtatttttcaaaattaagtTTGTATCCATTTGCTCAAGTGTATGAGTATTCCAAAT TATGCGTTCTGCTCTTCACATATGAGCTTCATCGGCAAGTTTGTCTGGTGGAGAAATCTCATAGTGTCTCTGTCAT ATCCTGGAGCAGTGAAAACCAACATTATGCGAGAAATTCCTTCATGCCTCTCATGGTTTGCGTTCTacattttaaatcttttggggCTTTTGCAGTCTCCTGA
- the LOC132057509 gene encoding uncharacterized protein LOC132057509 isoform X2: MGVNELKEALIFLCKGQFWRMAVMWTISLILSYLQVFAQRHYSRKSKFYERSSPLLFTASSNPAIASIKKPICIITGASSGLGAAVSYALAKEAGRSLHSLSMIVSEIQEQIDDASVKAFQVDLSSYKSILSFKHALQQWLLDSDLHCSVQLLINNAGILATSYRITAEQCDQMMSTNYIGPFCLTKLLLPLLEQSPVPSRVVNVTSFTHRNVSSMEVTGETISGQYFSKLSLYPFAQVYEYSKLCVLLFTYELHRQVCLVEKSHSVSVIAADPGAVKTNIMREIPSCLSWFAFYILNLLGLLQSPEVGIDSVLDAVHAPPETSGVYFFGGNGRTLRSSRLSYNSKLAKDLWDDSSQIFLERQLAYRDKT, from the exons ATGGGGGTGAATGAGTTAAAGGAGGCCTTAATCTTTCTATGCAAAGGACAATTCTGGAGAATGGCTGTTATGTGGACTATCTCTCTCATCCTATCATACCTGCAGGTGTTTGCCCAAAGGCATTACTCGCGGAAATCCAAATTCTATGAGCGTTCTTCACCATTATTGTTTACAGCATCATCTAATCCTGCTATTGCTTCTATCAAAAAGCCAATTTGCATAATTACAGGT GCCTCATCTGGTTTAGGTGCTGCTGTTTCCTATGCCCTTGCTAAAGAAg CTGGAAGATCATTGCACTCATTGTCAATG ATTGTGTCTGAAATCCAAGAACAGATAGATGATGCTAGCGTAAAAGCTTTTCAGGTTGATTTGTCATCATACAAGTCAATCTTGAGCTTCAAACACGCCCTTCAACAGTGGCTATTGGACTCAGATTTGCATTGCTCTGTCCAGCTCCTAATAAATAATGCTGGAATCCTTGCGACATCGTACAGAATCACTGCAGAACAATGTGATCA GATGATGTCAACTAATTATATTGGTCCATTTTGTCTTACAAAACTGCTTTTGCCGCTACTAGAACAGAGCCCTGTCCCTTCTCGTGTTGTTAATGTTACTTCATTCACTCATCGGAATG TGTCTAGCATGGAGGTCACTGGAGAAACAATATCTGGGcagtatttttcaaaattaagtTTGTATCCATTTGCTCAAGTGTATGAGTATTCCAAAT TATGCGTTCTGCTCTTCACATATGAGCTTCATCGGCAAGTTTGTCTGGTGGAGAAATCTCATAGTGTCTCTGTCAT TGCTGCAGATCCTGGAGCAGTGAAAACCAACATTATGCGAGAAATTCCTTCATGCCTCTCATGGTTTGCGTTCTacattttaaatcttttggggCTTTTGCAGTCTCCTGAAGTAGGAATTGACTCTGTTCTAGATGCAGTACATGCGCCCCCA GAAACCTCGGGAGTATACTTCTTCGGAGGAAATGGTAGAACTCTAAGATCTTCTCGGCTTTCTTATAACTCCAAACTTGCAAAAGATCTCTGGGATGATTCgtctcaaattttccttgaACGGCAGCTTGCTTACCGGGATAAAACTTGA
- the LOC132057509 gene encoding uncharacterized protein LOC132057509 isoform X1, translating to MGVNELKEALIFLCKGQFWRMAVMWTISLILSYLQVFAQRHYSRKSKFYERSSPLLFTASSNPAIASIKKPICIITGASSGLGAAVSYALAKEGYYVVVAGRSLHSLSMIVSEIQEQIDDASVKAFQVDLSSYKSILSFKHALQQWLLDSDLHCSVQLLINNAGILATSYRITAEQCDQMMSTNYIGPFCLTKLLLPLLEQSPVPSRVVNVTSFTHRNVSSMEVTGETISGQYFSKLSLYPFAQVYEYSKLCVLLFTYELHRQVCLVEKSHSVSVIAADPGAVKTNIMREIPSCLSWFAFYILNLLGLLQSPEVGIDSVLDAVHAPPETSGVYFFGGNGRTLRSSRLSYNSKLAKDLWDDSSQIFLERQLAYRDKT from the exons ATGGGGGTGAATGAGTTAAAGGAGGCCTTAATCTTTCTATGCAAAGGACAATTCTGGAGAATGGCTGTTATGTGGACTATCTCTCTCATCCTATCATACCTGCAGGTGTTTGCCCAAAGGCATTACTCGCGGAAATCCAAATTCTATGAGCGTTCTTCACCATTATTGTTTACAGCATCATCTAATCCTGCTATTGCTTCTATCAAAAAGCCAATTTGCATAATTACAGGT GCCTCATCTGGTTTAGGTGCTGCTGTTTCCTATGCCCTTGCTAAAGAAggttattatgttgttgttg CTGGAAGATCATTGCACTCATTGTCAATG ATTGTGTCTGAAATCCAAGAACAGATAGATGATGCTAGCGTAAAAGCTTTTCAGGTTGATTTGTCATCATACAAGTCAATCTTGAGCTTCAAACACGCCCTTCAACAGTGGCTATTGGACTCAGATTTGCATTGCTCTGTCCAGCTCCTAATAAATAATGCTGGAATCCTTGCGACATCGTACAGAATCACTGCAGAACAATGTGATCA GATGATGTCAACTAATTATATTGGTCCATTTTGTCTTACAAAACTGCTTTTGCCGCTACTAGAACAGAGCCCTGTCCCTTCTCGTGTTGTTAATGTTACTTCATTCACTCATCGGAATG TGTCTAGCATGGAGGTCACTGGAGAAACAATATCTGGGcagtatttttcaaaattaagtTTGTATCCATTTGCTCAAGTGTATGAGTATTCCAAAT TATGCGTTCTGCTCTTCACATATGAGCTTCATCGGCAAGTTTGTCTGGTGGAGAAATCTCATAGTGTCTCTGTCAT TGCTGCAGATCCTGGAGCAGTGAAAACCAACATTATGCGAGAAATTCCTTCATGCCTCTCATGGTTTGCGTTCTacattttaaatcttttggggCTTTTGCAGTCTCCTGAAGTAGGAATTGACTCTGTTCTAGATGCAGTACATGCGCCCCCA GAAACCTCGGGAGTATACTTCTTCGGAGGAAATGGTAGAACTCTAAGATCTTCTCGGCTTTCTTATAACTCCAAACTTGCAAAAGATCTCTGGGATGATTCgtctcaaattttccttgaACGGCAGCTTGCTTACCGGGATAAAACTTGA
- the LOC132057509 gene encoding uncharacterized protein LOC132057509 isoform X3 has translation MGVNELKEALIFLCKGQFWRMAVMWTISLILSYLQVFAQRHYSRKSKFYERSSPLLFTASSNPAIASIKKPICIITGASSGLGAAVSYALAKEGYYVVVAGRSLHSLSMIVSEIQEQIDDASVKAFQVDLSSYKSILSFKHALQQWLLDSDLHCSVQLLINNAGILATSYRITAEQCDQMMSTNYIGPFCLTKLLLPLLEQSPVPSRVVNVTSFTHRNGSAADPGAVKTNIMREIPSCLSWFAFYILNLLGLLQSPEVGIDSVLDAVHAPPETSGVYFFGGNGRTLRSSRLSYNSKLAKDLWDDSSQIFLERQLAYRDKT, from the exons ATGGGGGTGAATGAGTTAAAGGAGGCCTTAATCTTTCTATGCAAAGGACAATTCTGGAGAATGGCTGTTATGTGGACTATCTCTCTCATCCTATCATACCTGCAGGTGTTTGCCCAAAGGCATTACTCGCGGAAATCCAAATTCTATGAGCGTTCTTCACCATTATTGTTTACAGCATCATCTAATCCTGCTATTGCTTCTATCAAAAAGCCAATTTGCATAATTACAGGT GCCTCATCTGGTTTAGGTGCTGCTGTTTCCTATGCCCTTGCTAAAGAAggttattatgttgttgttg CTGGAAGATCATTGCACTCATTGTCAATG ATTGTGTCTGAAATCCAAGAACAGATAGATGATGCTAGCGTAAAAGCTTTTCAGGTTGATTTGTCATCATACAAGTCAATCTTGAGCTTCAAACACGCCCTTCAACAGTGGCTATTGGACTCAGATTTGCATTGCTCTGTCCAGCTCCTAATAAATAATGCTGGAATCCTTGCGACATCGTACAGAATCACTGCAGAACAATGTGATCA GATGATGTCAACTAATTATATTGGTCCATTTTGTCTTACAAAACTGCTTTTGCCGCTACTAGAACAGAGCCCTGTCCCTTCTCGTGTTGTTAATGTTACTTCATTCACTCATCGGAATGGTAG TGCTGCAGATCCTGGAGCAGTGAAAACCAACATTATGCGAGAAATTCCTTCATGCCTCTCATGGTTTGCGTTCTacattttaaatcttttggggCTTTTGCAGTCTCCTGAAGTAGGAATTGACTCTGTTCTAGATGCAGTACATGCGCCCCCA GAAACCTCGGGAGTATACTTCTTCGGAGGAAATGGTAGAACTCTAAGATCTTCTCGGCTTTCTTATAACTCCAAACTTGCAAAAGATCTCTGGGATGATTCgtctcaaattttccttgaACGGCAGCTTGCTTACCGGGATAAAACTTGA